One Gemmatimonadota bacterium genomic window, GGAGACCCCTTTCATCACGTCGTCCACGTTCGCCATCAAGTACGCGATATGATTAACCGAGGCGTGATCCGCGCGACTGAAGACGATGACGTGATGGCTCCGGCCGCATCGGAGGAAGACCATCCGGTCCTCGATCCAGTCCGAGACCCGAAACCCGAGCATACCGGTGTAGAACGCCACGATCTGATCGAACCGCGTTGTGTTCAGACCCACGTGGCACAGCAGGCGGGGCCCGTTGTGCTCGCCGGACCCGCCGTTCGGGTGTTCGGACCCGCCGTTCGGGTGTTCGGCCACGGTGGACGAGTGTTCGGACCCGCCGGCCGATAGCTCGATGCAGCGGTTTTCCGGGTCCAGAAACCGCAGCCCGTACCCGCCGCCCGGTTCGTCCAGGTCGGCCGGATGCGCCACGAGCGCGATTCCCTCGCGCTCGAACTCGGCTGCCGCCGCGTCGACCGCCTCGCGTCCGTCCACGCTGAAGGCCAGGTGGTGGAGCCCACGCCGCTGCGCCGGATGCAGACTGAGTATGTGGTGCCCGGCTGACGCGCCGCGGAAATACCGGACTTGCCGGTCTTCACCGGCCGATCGGAGCCCCCACGCCTCCAGGTAGAACCTGGT contains:
- a CDS encoding VOC family protein, translated to MKIRDIRHVGLLSPAIAAHTRFYLEAWGLRSAGEDRQVRYFRGASAGHHILSLHPAQRRGLHHLAFSVDGREAVDAAAAEFEREGIALVAHPADLDEPGGGYGLRFLDPENRCIELSAGGSEHSSTVAEHPNGGSEHPNGGSGEHNGPRLLCHVGLNTTRFDQIVAFYTGMLGFRVSDWIEDRMVFLRCGRSHHVIVFSRADHASVNHIAYLMANVDDVMKGVSNLRVRGHEPAWGPGRHGPGNNIFCYYKDPAGYVNELSSDLAHIEDEATHTPAVWRRVPETMDYWGTAGAPGPDVRKAMAGDPDPGWTAMGVVED